The proteins below are encoded in one region of Salmo salar chromosome ssa02, Ssal_v3.1, whole genome shotgun sequence:
- the rrp36 gene encoding ribosomal RNA processing protein 36 homolog, whose protein sequence is MSTMSSGHQKPTMKRKQHQEVAATVSRLDNKSKKTKRLSNKAHDSCGEDSELEQNFALLSKKSSSGMREEESGREEEESSLSGGEALEDDGEEEANDEDDAEVENAESDGVDQTGLGSDSEDVDDDPEQPESVNSSGEIQTEDDIKKELSTMSFEDIMKLQNKVGTKVYNEIAYGTTKAKQTPRKKRLNKNRPMEISAKRPAPFLRQVVPVKKSVSRDPRFDDLSGEYKPEIFEKTYRFINDIKQRERDVVQKKLKQPIKSNQKKEKLQFLLKRMENQERARKSREQQREKELEFKRKQREMAGQGLKPFFLKKSDKKKLDLAEKYSELKKSGKLENFLSKKRKRNAGKDRKKLPFQQK, encoded by the exons ATG TCCACAATGTCCTCCGGGCACCAGAAACCAACGATGAAGCGAAAGCAACATCAAGAAGTGGCTGCCACTGTGTCTAGGTTGGATAACAAGTCAAAAAAGACCAAACGTCTGTCAAATAAAGCCCATGACAGTTGTGGTGAAGACTCTGAACTGGAACAAAACTTTGCCTTACTCAGTAAAAAGAGCTCCTCAGGTATGAGGGAGGAAGAGTCTGGACGAGAGGAAGAGGAGTCCAGTTTGAGTGGTGGAGAAGCTCTTGAGGATGACGGTGAAGAGGAGGCTAATGATGAAGATGATGCAGAGGTTGAAAATGCAGAGAGTGATGGTGTTGACCAGACAGGTTTGGGTAGTGACTCTGAGGATGTCGATGATGACCCAGAACAACCGGAATCGGTAAACAGCAGTGGTGAAATACAAACAGAAGATGACATTAAAAAAG AGCTTTCAACAATGTCTTTTGAGGACATTATGAAGCTTCAAAACAAGGTGGGGACAAAGGTCTATAATGAAATAGCCTACGGAACAACCAAGGCAAAACAAACTCCCAGGAAGAAACGTCTCAACAAGAATAG GCCCATGGAGATATCAGCCAAGAGGCCCGCCCCTTTTCTCAGACAAGTAGTTCCTGTCAAGAAATCA gTGTCAAGAGATCCTCGATTTGACGATCTGTCTGGTGAATACAAACCGGAGATCTTTGAGAAAACATACAGATTCATCAACGACATCAAACAGCGCGAGAGAGAT GTAGTGCAGAAGAAGCTCAAGCAACCAATAAAGAGCAACCAGAAGAAGGAGAAACTTCAGTTCCTGTTGAAAAGAATG GAGAACCAGGAGCGGGCCCGGAAGAGCCGGGAACAGCAGCGTGAGAAGGAGCTAGAGTTCaagaggaagcagagagagatggCGGGCCAGGGACTGAAGCCTTTCTTCCTCAAGAAAT CTGACAAGAAGAAGCTGGACCTGGCGGAGAAGTACAGCGAACTGAAGAAGAGCGGCAAGCTGGAAAACTTCCTCagcaagaagaggaagaggaatgctGGCAAAGACCGCAAGAAGCTGCCTTTCCAGCAGAAGTGA